One region of bacterium genomic DNA includes:
- the lptC gene encoding LPS export ABC transporter periplasmic protein LptC: MKYWFIITYTTLLSCTALTEKEDLPAGEKPDRPGQEGWNSVAVFSSGGVKDAELHFAHMQKWDTKQLTTFRNGLRVEFFEKGTHSATLTSDSGEIRSNTNNLFAYGNVVIVSDSGVSMQTEKIYWDHQKQRIFADGLVTMTTDEDTLRGYQFESNKDLTNWKMKNASGRSARDIDLRTGTVKPKTTRRNDTELDKEMDAMIKERP, from the coding sequence ATGAAATATTGGTTCATTATAACGTACACAACTTTGTTGAGTTGTACAGCGCTGACTGAAAAAGAAGACCTGCCGGCCGGCGAAAAACCGGACCGCCCCGGGCAGGAAGGTTGGAACTCGGTGGCCGTGTTTAGCTCGGGCGGCGTGAAAGACGCAGAATTACATTTTGCACACATGCAGAAATGGGATACCAAACAATTGACGACTTTTCGAAACGGACTGCGCGTGGAGTTTTTTGAAAAAGGCACGCACAGCGCGACACTGACTTCGGACAGCGGCGAAATTCGCTCCAATACCAATAATCTTTTCGCCTATGGCAATGTCGTGATCGTTTCCGACAGCGGCGTATCCATGCAAACCGAAAAAATTTATTGGGATCATCAGAAACAACGCATTTTCGCCGACGGACTCGTCACCATGACGACCGACGAGGATACGTTACGCGGGTACCAGTTCGAATCCAATAAAGATTTGACCAACTGGAAAATGAAAAATGCAAGCGGTCGTTCGGCACGGGATATTGATCTGCGTACAGGTACCGTCAAGCCCAAGACTACACGCCGTAACGATACGGAGCTTGATAAGGAGATGGACGCCATGATCAAGGAGCGTCCGTGA
- a CDS encoding DUF1573 domain-containing protein, translating to MSSNTKLSTKPRDGKKGARIVFASETLDLGVIREGDIVDGVFSFSNAGDDTLKIQNVKASCGCTAALLSSDIIPPNGKGEIKATFNSRGKVGNIHKTITVFSNSADNPVTQLNLVVKVEGNGSAHTGGMKKSSAMHPEVEGDMHGSYFEGKCANCHVEPGVGKFGKDLFDVSCAMCHGADGRGAVAQPLRGGEFLNRADASLLQERIAKGSPSNVMMRGFAKSAGGPLDEAQIKSLVEYIGSWKHK from the coding sequence TTGTCATCCAATACAAAATTATCCACTAAACCTCGGGATGGTAAAAAGGGAGCACGTATTGTTTTTGCATCGGAAACATTAGACCTTGGCGTAATACGGGAAGGCGATATCGTAGATGGTGTTTTTTCTTTTTCCAATGCCGGCGATGACACACTCAAAATTCAAAACGTCAAAGCATCCTGTGGTTGTACGGCGGCTTTACTCAGTTCCGATATCATACCGCCGAACGGTAAGGGCGAGATCAAAGCAACCTTCAATTCACGCGGCAAAGTCGGAAACATTCACAAAACGATTACTGTTTTTTCCAATAGCGCCGATAATCCCGTCACCCAGCTCAATCTTGTCGTCAAAGTCGAAGGTAACGGTTCCGCTCATACCGGCGGGATGAAAAAATCCAGCGCCATGCATCCGGAAGTCGAAGGCGATATGCACGGTTCGTATTTCGAAGGCAAATGTGCTAATTGCCATGTCGAACCCGGTGTTGGAAAGTTTGGTAAAGATTTATTTGATGTGTCGTGTGCGATGTGTCACGGTGCAGACGGTCGCGGCGCCGTAGCGCAGCCTTTGCGTGGCGGTGAATTTCTCAATCGTGCGGATGCGTCGCTGCTGCAGGAGCGTATCGCCAAAGGATCGCCGTCCAATGTCATGATGCGCGGTTTTGCCAAAAGCGCCGGAGGTCCGCTGGATGAAGCACAGATAAAATCGCTTGTAGAATATATCGGAAGTTGGAAACATAAGTGA
- a CDS encoding M61 family metallopeptidase encodes MPAPHTHYFEVTMTMQGIKKDYIDIIMPVWTPGSYKVREFSRNVENVRATSGSQSLRVEKISKNTWRVFSGKTENVAVNYAVYAYELSVRTSFMDASHGYVNGASVFMYADGYQNLTHTVTIELYKEWKHISTGLKPVSGSTHRFVADHYDVLVDSPIEMGNHKILNFELQGVPHEIAIYGIGNYDTEAMLRDMRKIAETTAAMFGKLPFERYVFIIHCVPGYGGGLEHANSTTLGMDSWSFADAAGYNSFMSLTAHEYFHLWNVKRIRPKELGPFDYTSENYTKLLWIAEGFTAYYDDLITRRAGYYTVDQYLRRIEGNIQEVQSAPGRFVRSVEEASWDAWIKYYMPDENSVNSSISYYTKGALLGLMLDMEILRATRGEKSLDDLLRWLWTEYDQKLGRGFTPEEFQKAAERLAGTSLDMFFQNYVRGTAELDYNAALQTVGLRVKEIKSDAPYYGFETRNNGEFTIRTVVRDAPAWHAGLNVNDEVLAVDGIRVTARTLQARLNEKKIGTSVRILIARDTQLQEIVITPSEMPARYRLERVSEPTAQQEQIFKKWLNLN; translated from the coding sequence ATGCCCGCGCCGCATACGCACTATTTCGAAGTGACGATGACGATGCAAGGCATAAAAAAAGATTACATTGACATTATTATGCCCGTATGGACGCCCGGTTCATACAAAGTGCGTGAGTTTTCAAGGAACGTGGAAAACGTGCGCGCCACGTCGGGTTCGCAATCTCTGCGCGTTGAAAAAATTTCCAAAAACACATGGCGCGTGTTTTCCGGTAAAACGGAAAATGTCGCCGTAAATTATGCCGTATATGCCTACGAACTCAGCGTCCGCACAAGCTTTATGGATGCCTCGCACGGTTATGTCAATGGCGCCAGTGTTTTTATGTATGCCGACGGATACCAAAATCTGACCCATACCGTGACGATAGAACTTTACAAAGAGTGGAAGCATATTTCGACCGGCCTCAAACCGGTATCCGGCAGTACTCACCGATTTGTCGCGGATCATTATGATGTCCTTGTGGATTCCCCCATCGAAATGGGTAACCACAAAATTTTAAATTTTGAATTGCAAGGCGTGCCGCATGAAATTGCCATCTACGGCATCGGTAACTACGATACCGAAGCGATGCTTCGAGACATGCGAAAAATTGCTGAAACAACCGCAGCCATGTTCGGTAAACTGCCTTTCGAACGGTATGTATTCATCATTCACTGCGTACCCGGTTATGGCGGCGGACTGGAGCATGCCAATTCCACGACGCTCGGCATGGATTCGTGGTCTTTTGCCGATGCGGCAGGTTATAATAGCTTTATGTCGCTCACCGCGCATGAATATTTTCATCTTTGGAATGTCAAACGTATCCGCCCGAAAGAACTCGGCCCGTTTGATTATACGTCAGAAAATTACACTAAACTGTTATGGATTGCCGAAGGATTTACCGCATACTATGATGATCTGATCACACGGCGTGCGGGATATTATACGGTAGATCAGTATTTGCGTCGCATCGAAGGTAATATTCAGGAAGTCCAATCCGCACCCGGACGTTTTGTTCGCAGTGTCGAAGAAGCCAGTTGGGATGCATGGATCAAATATTACATGCCGGATGAAAATTCGGTGAATTCGTCCATTTCATATTACACTAAAGGCGCCCTGCTCGGCCTGATGCTGGATATGGAAATCCTGCGTGCCACGCGCGGCGAAAAAAGTTTGGATGATTTGCTGCGTTGGCTTTGGACTGAATACGATCAGAAACTCGGGCGTGGTTTTACACCGGAAGAATTTCAAAAAGCCGCCGAACGTTTGGCCGGAACATCCCTCGACATGTTTTTTCAAAACTACGTTCGCGGTACGGCCGAATTAGATTATAATGCGGCATTACAAACGGTCGGCTTGCGCGTAAAAGAAATCAAATCCGATGCCCCGTATTATGGTTTTGAAACGCGAAATAACGGTGAATTTACGATACGTACCGTTGTTAGAGATGCTCCGGCATGGCATGCAGGACTCAATGTGAACGATGAAGTGCTCGCCGTGGACGGTATTCGTGTAACCGCGCGAACTTTGCAAGCTCGTCTGAATGAAAAGAAGATCGGAACCTCCGTCCGCATATTAATAGCACGGGATACCCAACTTCAGGAAATCGTCATCACGCCCTCCGAAATGCCGGCGCGGTATCGTTTAGAGCGCGTAAGTGAGCCGACGGCACAACAAGAACAAATTTTTAAAAAATGGTTAAACCTTAATTAG
- the lptB gene encoding LPS export ABC transporter ATP-binding protein, translating into MSETVQHEQPSLPALADYIDHQSDQKKTLRAEGLLKRYGSRTVVNGVNVQVTQGEIVGLLGPNGAGKTTTFYMITGMIKPNHGSVFLDEKKITTIAMYRRAQLGVGYLAQEASIFRKLSVEDNIMAILETLPLKRKARRERLDQLLEDMRITHIRKSKGYALSGGERRRTEIARALVTNPRFLLLDEPFAGIDPIAVEDIQSIVQGLKSRGIGILITDHNVHETLAITDRAYLLFDGRVLKSGTAQFLADDPEARKLYLGDKFKLRD; encoded by the coding sequence ATGAGCGAAACCGTACAACACGAACAACCCAGTTTACCGGCATTGGCCGATTATATTGATCACCAATCGGATCAGAAAAAAACATTGCGTGCCGAGGGATTGCTCAAACGCTACGGCAGCCGCACCGTCGTCAATGGCGTGAACGTACAGGTCACGCAGGGTGAAATCGTCGGACTTCTCGGTCCTAATGGCGCCGGAAAAACCACTACGTTTTACATGATTACGGGTATGATCAAGCCTAATCACGGCTCGGTCTTTCTTGATGAAAAAAAGATAACCACGATCGCCATGTACCGCCGTGCACAATTAGGCGTCGGCTACCTTGCGCAGGAAGCTTCCATTTTCCGAAAGCTCTCCGTCGAAGATAATATCATGGCCATCCTCGAGACGCTGCCCTTGAAACGGAAAGCCCGTCGCGAGCGGCTTGATCAACTGCTGGAAGACATGCGCATCACGCACATTCGCAAGAGTAAAGGTTATGCACTTTCCGGCGGCGAACGGCGGCGCACCGAAATCGCACGTGCCCTGGTCACCAATCCGCGCTTTCTTCTTCTGGACGAACCTTTTGCCGGCATTGATCCGATCGCCGTTGAGGACATCCAGTCCATCGTGCAAGGGTTAAAATCACGCGGCATCGGTATTCTCATCACGGATCACAACGTGCACGAAACCTTGGCCATCACCGACCGCGCATACCTGCTATTTGACGGACGCGTACTCAAAAGCGGAACGGCACAATTTCTGGCCGACGACCCCGAAGCGCGTAAATTGTATCTCGGCGATAAATTCAAATTGAGGGATTAG
- the recO gene encoding DNA repair protein RecO translates to MAIITTEAVILRSMPYRETSKIVTALTKDHGKLSLIARGARDTKSKYGGALELFNHISVIYYERANRDMFYISDASVIRGFTHIQKDLSRTYIAMAILEMANRVVHGNEEHQGFFELILQTLAGLHEEQRPKNGLLFFLMAMADNLGFTMDFENCDFCDNRVKNKDILRFNSDRGRLVCGECPREFHVHDTPALSKESIAVMAHLARCRGRGVYNLTISERSTQEVFQVLLQHLQRHIDELRTLQTLAYLRL, encoded by the coding sequence ATGGCGATAATAACCACAGAAGCGGTGATATTGCGGTCAATGCCGTATCGCGAAACGAGCAAGATCGTCACAGCGCTGACCAAAGATCACGGCAAACTTAGTCTTATCGCACGCGGGGCGCGCGACACCAAAAGCAAATACGGCGGAGCGCTGGAGCTTTTTAATCATATCTCGGTCATTTATTACGAACGCGCCAATCGGGATATGTTTTATATATCCGACGCGTCGGTTATTCGCGGGTTTACTCATATTCAAAAAGATCTCTCCCGCACCTATATCGCGATGGCAATTTTGGAGATGGCTAACCGCGTCGTGCACGGCAACGAAGAGCATCAAGGATTTTTCGAATTGATCCTGCAAACGCTCGCCGGACTGCATGAAGAGCAGCGTCCTAAAAACGGGTTGCTTTTTTTTCTGATGGCGATGGCCGATAATTTGGGATTTACGATGGACTTTGAGAACTGTGATTTTTGCGATAACCGTGTTAAGAATAAAGACATCCTGCGTTTCAATTCCGATCGCGGAAGATTAGTTTGCGGCGAATGTCCGCGTGAATTTCACGTACACGATACGCCGGCATTATCCAAAGAAAGTATCGCCGTGATGGCGCATCTGGCGCGGTGCCGAGGTCGCGGCGTGTATAATCTGACGATCAGCGAACGCAGTACTCAGGAAGTATTTCAGGTATTACTTCAGCACTTGCAACGTCATATTGACGAATTGCGGACGCTTCAAACTTTGGCGTATTTACGATTATGA
- a CDS encoding cobalamin B12-binding domain-containing protein: MKPIKVLVAKPGLDGHDRGAKIIASALRDAGMEVIYTGLRQTPEMIVQAALQEDVDVIALSILSGSHMTLFPKIMTQIKEAELDDVLVIGGGIIPDEDAAALEKTGVQKIFGPGTSTSDVVDFIRAWYEKSSRRVLV; the protein is encoded by the coding sequence ATGAAACCGATCAAAGTTTTAGTGGCCAAACCCGGCTTAGACGGTCATGACCGTGGTGCCAAAATCATTGCCAGCGCATTGCGGGATGCCGGCATGGAAGTCATATATACCGGTCTGCGTCAAACGCCGGAGATGATCGTGCAGGCGGCGTTGCAGGAAGACGTGGACGTAATTGCGTTAAGCATTCTTTCAGGTTCGCACATGACCCTCTTTCCTAAAATAATGACACAAATCAAAGAGGCCGAACTCGATGATGTGTTAGTTATCGGCGGAGGTATCATACCGGATGAAGATGCCGCCGCACTGGAGAAAACAGGAGTTCAAAAAATATTCGGTCCCGGCACATCCACATCGGATGTCGTTGATTTTATCCGTGCGTGGTACGAAAAAAGTTCGCGCCGCGTTTTGGTCTGA
- a CDS encoding PAS domain-containing protein, translating into MTEQVRNRLFMAFVALFPIPFIVWCFFLMRSMTENQTQIQSHTDKIARIYKLQQAVYGLEEVISDQFLAATDTSFDDWNRIYQKAWQASLGVDWTDASVFDMRNALPRIDNLYQRIHKRKFKRATIIPDSIRVENLTGEMIDEIHRAAESLGISAEKLRTRSIRYQESLSQDWHTAIKFLIIASAITILISVIAVFYRYSLQRNKKLALLLYRLNENVSGILGNTPDGVCTVDEHFKVLLINEPFKRLFHLRHQIELHPGSNMIDHLKPDAQAAWVIVLTRAMRGEKFMIEQQFQLPDRLVLAEVSFNPVLVNNKVNGTAIHIHEVTKQKRSQETADRKNKELQDTIERQFRMIETIVQTAHDGAMIVDASGQFPFQNDVARDIMTTAGTPTSLSLWSGIHGVFLDGSEQPIDSQKLLERARSGEVFTILVRNERYTEGQKFEVSASSLTEGDDQSRIIAFKAPPEIIPVMQEVPVPEIALKGALEEIPQWAFTINREMAIQSVNTAFEKRFNKPRYTTIGYDIRQLIHPDDQPAFESRIQEALPEHPVHTAFRFLIDGQATHMETRIIGGALTILCVGYSIEDMLLAEAAEEMRSAPQPLFTFDCDAYGVITQIEGDRTLMLPSYRSEWQGQSMFKLFEQDLPMQEAFYRALDGQPIQRNAAYGQQEVTIVYQPVFDGVGIIAGLKIQIFDAAALLAFQEKIKTRLSEKASI; encoded by the coding sequence ATGACGGAGCAAGTCCGTAACCGGTTATTTATGGCGTTTGTCGCGCTGTTTCCTATTCCATTCATCGTATGGTGTTTTTTCCTCATGCGCTCCATGACGGAAAATCAGACGCAGATCCAATCGCATACCGATAAAATCGCCCGTATATATAAACTGCAACAAGCCGTGTACGGTCTTGAAGAAGTTATTTCCGATCAATTTTTAGCGGCCACCGACACGAGTTTTGATGACTGGAACCGTATCTATCAAAAAGCCTGGCAAGCCTCGCTCGGCGTAGATTGGACGGATGCGTCGGTATTTGATATGCGCAATGCATTGCCCCGTATCGACAATCTCTACCAGCGTATTCATAAACGAAAATTCAAACGCGCTACGATCATTCCCGATAGCATCCGGGTAGAAAACCTCACCGGCGAAATGATTGACGAAATTCATCGTGCCGCCGAATCGCTCGGTATCTCTGCTGAAAAGCTCCGCACGCGCAGTATCCGTTATCAGGAATCCCTTAGTCAGGACTGGCACACGGCGATCAAATTTCTCATCATCGCCAGCGCGATCACGATTCTGATCAGCGTTATCGCCGTTTTTTACCGTTACAGTCTGCAACGCAATAAAAAACTCGCGTTACTTTTGTACCGGCTCAATGAAAATGTATCCGGCATTTTAGGCAATACGCCGGATGGGGTTTGTACAGTCGATGAGCATTTCAAAGTGCTGCTGATCAACGAGCCGTTTAAACGGCTGTTTCATCTCCGCCATCAGATCGAACTGCATCCCGGTTCCAATATGATCGATCATCTGAAGCCAGATGCCCAGGCGGCGTGGGTGATCGTACTTACGCGTGCGATGCGCGGCGAAAAATTTATGATCGAACAGCAGTTCCAATTACCTGACCGGCTTGTGCTCGCCGAAGTGTCATTTAACCCGGTTTTGGTCAATAACAAAGTCAATGGTACGGCCATCCATATCCACGAAGTCACCAAACAAAAACGTTCGCAAGAAACGGCCGATCGAAAAAACAAAGAACTTCAGGACACGATCGAACGTCAGTTTCGTATGATCGAAACCATCGTACAAACGGCGCACGACGGTGCGATGATCGTGGACGCGTCGGGTCAGTTTCCTTTTCAAAACGATGTGGCGCGCGATATCATGACAACGGCCGGGACCCCAACATCGCTGAGCCTGTGGTCGGGCATTCACGGCGTATTTCTGGACGGCAGCGAACAACCCATCGACAGCCAAAAACTGCTCGAACGCGCCCGCTCCGGTGAAGTTTTTACCATACTCGTACGCAACGAACGTTATACGGAAGGACAAAAATTTGAAGTGTCGGCGTCGTCGTTAACCGAAGGCGACGATCAATCACGTATCATTGCCTTCAAAGCGCCGCCGGAAATCATCCCTGTGATGCAGGAAGTGCCCGTTCCTGAAATCGCACTCAAGGGTGCACTGGAAGAAATCCCGCAGTGGGCTTTTACGATCAACCGGGAAATGGCCATTCAATCCGTGAATACCGCTTTTGAAAAACGTTTTAATAAACCGCGCTACACGACGATCGGTTATGATATCCGTCAGCTTATTCACCCCGATGATCAACCGGCCTTTGAAAGCCGTATACAAGAGGCTTTACCGGAACATCCCGTGCATACCGCCTTTCGTTTCCTTATTGACGGACAAGCCACCCACATGGAGACGCGCATCATCGGCGGAGCACTGACGATTTTATGCGTTGGTTATTCCATCGAAGATATGCTTTTGGCCGAAGCGGCCGAAGAAATGCGCTCTGCGCCGCAACCGCTCTTTACCTTTGACTGCGACGCGTATGGTGTCATCACGCAGATCGAAGGGGATCGCACACTGATGCTGCCTTCGTACCGCAGCGAATGGCAAGGCCAAAGTATGTTCAAACTATTCGAACAAGATCTTCCCATGCAGGAAGCCTTTTATCGCGCACTTGACGGACAACCGATACAACGAAACGCTGCGTATGGGCAACAAGAAGTGACTATCGTTTATCAGCCCGTCTTTGACGGCGTAGGTATCATCGCAGGTCTCAAAATTCAGATCTTCGATGCGGCGGCACTTCTTGCATTTCAGGAAAAAATCAAGACACGTCTCTCCGAAAAAGCTTCCATATAA
- the rpoN gene encoding RNA polymerase factor sigma-54, with product MKQILSQQMKLSPQQVMLSSLLQLPITALEQRLKQELEQNPLLEESQELEELQDEEMELEQTQEKPELKQEQEKPEDVAKEEEVAIQAEKDKEKKEEEEVDWAKILNDDSSFEIRMPRGQGEDDDDQEWIQPDKISLSDHLLEQLRWTSLTEEQRRIAEYIIWNLNEDGYFVMDDPLTGETPIADEVQRFTEAVGEFRDDTLLADKPDEPAEESERKTTHRKKTTPKIDAVQFVADEFQTTAEAVEKILKTIHTFDPPGIGARHLKECILIQLYRRKESDGFYQNGTDITIRIMHEAYEDFINRRYDKVAKMLNIPIDAIKHSISEVLSINPKPGEGYITPEQNYITPDAAVKKIDGKFEIILNDYDVPHLRINNAYKRMMLERNKTGKETKDFIKNKLEAAKWLINSLYRRRDTIYRTIESIVELQQEFFEKGVHHIKPMKLEDVAVRIGMDISTISRATNGKYVQTDYGVFELKYFFSTAMTNSDGEDVSTKQIKTLLKEVIDQEDKRHPYSDEELAKVLTERGTPIARRTITKYREQMMIPSGRLRKQI from the coding sequence ATGAAACAAATACTCAGCCAGCAAATGAAGCTGTCACCACAACAGGTGATGCTATCCAGCTTGCTGCAGTTACCTATCACCGCGCTGGAACAACGGCTCAAACAGGAGCTAGAACAAAACCCGTTGCTCGAAGAATCGCAGGAACTCGAAGAACTGCAAGACGAGGAAATGGAACTCGAACAGACGCAAGAAAAACCTGAACTGAAACAGGAACAGGAAAAACCCGAAGACGTGGCCAAAGAGGAAGAAGTTGCTATCCAGGCAGAAAAAGACAAAGAGAAAAAAGAGGAAGAAGAAGTCGATTGGGCCAAAATCCTCAACGACGACAGTTCGTTTGAGATACGAATGCCCCGCGGCCAGGGCGAAGACGACGATGATCAGGAATGGATCCAACCGGACAAAATATCGCTCAGCGATCATTTACTCGAACAACTGCGGTGGACTTCGCTGACTGAAGAACAACGCCGTATCGCGGAATATATCATCTGGAATCTGAATGAAGACGGATATTTTGTGATGGATGATCCGCTCACCGGCGAAACACCGATCGCCGATGAAGTGCAGCGCTTTACCGAAGCCGTTGGTGAATTTCGTGACGATACGTTGCTGGCCGATAAACCGGACGAACCCGCGGAAGAATCTGAACGCAAAACGACACATAGAAAAAAAACAACACCTAAAATTGATGCGGTACAATTCGTCGCGGATGAATTTCAAACCACGGCCGAAGCCGTCGAAAAAATATTAAAAACCATCCATACGTTTGATCCGCCGGGCATCGGTGCGCGCCATCTCAAAGAGTGCATTCTGATCCAGCTGTATCGGCGTAAAGAATCGGACGGATTTTATCAAAACGGCACGGATATCACTATACGCATCATGCATGAAGCCTATGAAGATTTTATCAATCGCCGGTACGATAAAGTCGCTAAAATGCTAAATATTCCCATAGACGCCATCAAACACAGCATCAGCGAAGTACTTTCGATCAATCCCAAACCCGGCGAAGGATATATTACGCCGGAACAAAACTATATCACGCCCGATGCCGCCGTCAAAAAAATCGACGGCAAATTTGAAATCATACTCAACGATTACGATGTGCCCCATCTGCGTATCAATAATGCTTACAAACGGATGATGCTGGAGCGCAATAAAACGGGCAAAGAAACCAAAGACTTCATCAAGAATAAACTCGAAGCCGCAAAGTGGCTTATCAATTCGCTCTACCGTCGCCGGGATACGATCTATCGTACGATCGAGTCCATCGTCGAACTGCAGCAGGAGTTTTTTGAAAAAGGCGTCCACCACATCAAGCCGATGAAACTTGAAGATGTGGCCGTACGTATCGGTATGGATATTTCGACGATCAGCCGTGCGACCAACGGTAAATACGTCCAGACCGATTACGGCGTATTCGAATTAAAATATTTCTTCTCCACGGCCATGACCAACAGCGACGGTGAAGACGTCTCCACCAAACAGATCAAAACTTTATTGAAAGAGGTTATTGATCAGGAGGACAAACGCCATCCTTACAGCGATGAAGAATTGGCTAAGGTCCTTACCGAACGCGGTACGCCGATAGCACGGCGCACGATCACCAAGTACCGCGAGCAAATGATGATCCCCTCGGGGCGTCTCCGCAAACAAATCTGA
- a CDS encoding nucleoside deaminase, whose product MAMAFKEAEKAYAKNEIPVGAVIVLENRIIGRGHNQVEMLQDPTAHAEMIAMTSAVATIGSKWLYGATMYVTLEPCSMCAGALVLSRMSQLVFGAGDPKTGACGSLHNIVQDERLNHRIEILRGVMDAKCSAILKDFFAKLRKPAPQDN is encoded by the coding sequence ATGGCGATGGCGTTTAAAGAAGCGGAAAAAGCGTACGCCAAAAATGAAATCCCGGTCGGCGCCGTAATTGTCTTGGAAAACCGCATTATCGGGCGCGGTCACAATCAGGTGGAGATGCTTCAGGATCCGACGGCGCATGCGGAGATGATCGCGATGACGTCGGCCGTGGCTACGATCGGTTCCAAATGGTTGTACGGCGCTACGATGTACGTCACGCTCGAACCGTGCTCCATGTGTGCCGGTGCGCTGGTCCTGTCGCGAATGAGTCAGCTTGTTTTTGGAGCGGGTGATCCCAAAACCGGTGCCTGCGGTTCACTGCACAATATTGTGCAGGATGAACGCCTCAATCACAGGATCGAAATCCTTCGCGGTGTTATGGATGCGAAATGTTCGGCCATACTTAAAGATTTTTTTGCCAAGCTACGCAAACCCGCCCCGCAGGATAACTAA
- a CDS encoding SDR family oxidoreductase, with amino-acid sequence MRIVVTGGAGFLGSHLCDRLLAEGHEVIAIDNLITGSVDNISHIRDKRFTFIHYDVTNYIYVEGPVDFVYHFASPASPIDYLELPIQTLKVGSLGTHKALGLAKSKGAGFLLASTSETYGDPLINPQHEEYWGNVNPVGPRGVYDEAKRFAEAMTMAYHTFHKVDTRIVRIFNTYGPRNRPNDGRVVPTFINQAIRNQPITVFGEGKQTRSFCYCSDLIDGIYRLSQSSEHYPVNIGNPHEMTVLQFAQLIIRLTNSKSEIVYRPLPKDDPTVRRPDISKAKRLLNWEPTVDIETGLLKTIEYFSEKMKREGK; translated from the coding sequence ATGCGAATAGTCGTTACCGGCGGCGCCGGTTTTTTAGGCTCTCACCTTTGCGACCGGCTTTTGGCCGAAGGACATGAAGTCATCGCCATTGACAATCTGATCACCGGCAGCGTGGATAATATTTCGCACATCCGCGATAAACGATTCACGTTTATCCATTATGATGTGACCAACTATATTTACGTCGAAGGCCCTGTGGATTTCGTGTACCATTTTGCAAGCCCCGCAAGCCCGATTGATTATTTAGAATTACCCATTCAGACGCTTAAAGTGGGTTCGCTCGGGACACATAAAGCGCTGGGTTTGGCCAAAAGTAAAGGCGCCGGTTTTTTGCTCGCCTCGACTTCGGAAACATATGGCGATCCGTTGATCAATCCGCAACATGAAGAGTACTGGGGCAACGTCAACCCGGTAGGCCCACGCGGCGTATATGACGAAGCCAAACGATTTGCCGAGGCGATGACGATGGCCTATCATACATTTCATAAAGTTGATACGCGCATCGTACGGATTTTTAATACCTACGGACCGCGCAATCGCCCTAATGACGGGCGCGTTGTGCCGACGTTTATCAATCAGGCAATTCGCAATCAGCCCATTACCGTTTTTGGCGAAGGGAAACAAACGCGCTCTTTCTGCTATTGCAGCGATTTGATTGACGGCATCTATCGCCTGAGTCAATCCAGCGAACACTATCCCGTCAATATCGGAAACCCGCACGAAATGACGGTGCTTCAGTTTGCTCAGCTTATCATCCGACTGACCAATAGCAAAAGTGAAATCGTATATCGTCCTTTACCTAAAGACGATCCGACGGTTCGCCGCCCGGATATCAGCAAAGCCAAACGGCTTTTGAACTGGGAGCCTACTGTAGATATCGAAACCGGATTGCTAAAAACGATTGAATACTTTTCTGAAAAAATGAAACGCGAAGGCAAATAA